Below is a genomic region from Coleofasciculus sp. FACHB-1120.
TGTGCGTTGTTCTGAGGAACTGACAACTGACTTGCACAGGCGGATTTATCAGGTTAGGAAAGCTACTGGCAGATATCTGGTAAAAGCCGCCCCTTTACATCTGACTACTGACCTCTGACTACTGACCTCTGACCACAAATATGATGTCTCAACCCCAGGATCAGCCACATTCCGGATTTCCCAGTCGTAGTTTGAAGCGATCGCCTACTTCCCCCCGGACGCTCTTTGGGATAGTAATGACGGCGCTGACGTTTCTTTGTGCTATCCTTGCCATCCTGCCTTTGATAGCGGTGCTTTCCTATGTGGTCATTCAGGGTATAAGCCAGCTTAACGCCAGTGCGTTCACAGAACTGCCGCCACCTCCTTTGGTACCCGGAGGAGGGTTTGGCAACGCCATTGTAGGAACCATCATTATGGTCGGGATTGCTGCCCTGATTAGCATTCCATTTGGCATCATGGCAGCTATTTATTTGTCTGAATTTAGTAGTACAGGTAAGTTTTCTTACTGGATTCGCTTTGCTACCAACGTCCTTAGTGGAGTTCCCTCCATCATTGTGGGTGTCTTCGCTTATGCTGCTGTCGTGCTCACAATGGGAACTTATTCTGCATGGGCGGGAGGGTTTGCTTTATCAATTTTGATGTTGCCAATCGTAATCCGGGCAACCGAAGAAGCTCTGAGGTTGGTTCCGCAAGAAATCCGACAAGCATCGGTTGGACTGGGAGCGACTAACTTTCAAACGGTGTCTCGCGTAATCTTGCCAGCAGCACTCCCGGCAATTGTGACGGGAACGACTCTGGCAATTGCTCGTGCTGCTGGTGAAACGGCACCCCTGTTATTTACTGCGCTCTTTACTCAGTATTGGCCTAATTGGAATAATCAATTAAAAGAACCAACGGCTTCCCTAGCGGTTTTAGTTTACAACTTCGCTACGTCTCCATTTAAAAATCAGCAAGCATTCGCTTGGGCGGCTTCTTTCATCCTTGTTTTACTGGTTCTGATAACCAGCATGATCTCTCGTCTGGCAACGGCTCGTCGAGTTTATTAATGAACAATTGTTCAAATATGTGTTGCAATGATACAGAAACTTAAACAAAGTAATGCAACAATGAATACATACCAAGGTTTAATAGTATGCTGGGCGCTGTTTTAACATTGAGGACGAAGCCGTAATTTTCTTTACTTCCCAAGCCCCACAATCCTTCGCCCAATCATCTGCCCAAAAACCCACACGGTTTTTGTTAGCCTGTTAAACCCCAAACCCGATCTGACTTTTTATGTTGTCGAATCCTCAAACTAAGAATCAAACTGAGACTGTTTTACAGACGGAAAATCTAAAGGTATACTACGGAAATTTTCTAGCGCTTCGGGACATTTCGATAGATATTCCCAAAAATCGGATTACGGCTTTTATTGGACCTTCGGGTTGTGGGAAAAGTACGTTGTTGCGGTGCTACAACCGCCTCAATGATTTAATTAAAAGTTTTCGGGCAGAAGGCAAAGTTACTTACCACGGTCAAGACCTTTACGCTTCAGACATCGATCCCGTAGAGGTGCGGCGACGGATTGGGATGGTATTCCAAAGACCAAACCCATTTCCAAAATCGATTTATGACAATATCACCTTTGGTGCCCGGATTAACGGATACCGGGGCGATTTGGATGAATTGGTAGAGCGGAGTTTGCGGCAAGCGGCTCTCTGGGATGAAGTGAAAGATAAACTTCGAGCAAGTGGCTTATCTTTGTCTGGTGGACAACAGCAGCGGTTGTGTATTGCCAGAGCGATCGCCGTTCAGCCAGACGTGATCCTGATGGATGAACCCTGCTCCGCTCTCGACCCCATTTCAACACTGCGAGTTGAAGATTTGCTCCACCAACTCAAGGAGCAATATACCATCGTGATCGTGACGCACAATATGCAGCAGGCATCACGAGTATCCGATATGACAGCCTTTTTCAACGTCGAACCGACCGAAAAAGGAGGTCGCATTGGTTATTTAGTCGAGTACGACCGCACCGAAGTTATCTTCCAAAGCCCTCAGCAGCAAGCAACACAGGAATATGTAAGCGGTCGCTTCGGTTAATTAGCCAAGAAAAACGATTGATTGAAATGATGTAAGGGCAGGTTTTCTGCCCTTACATCATTCTGGTATACCTATCAGAAGTATCCCTACCAGATTGTTTTATTCAGCAAAGTCCAAAAGAGTTGGCGCTTTCATCTTTTTCCGCCTCTGTTAAAGGGATGAATAAAAAGATGAAAATCGTGAAATAGATGGGCACAAATAAATGTAACTGCCGGTGAGATGTCATGGATCATTCCGATGAACCATGAGTCATAAACCTTGAACCACCGAGAGTCTACGATTATTTACACCAACCTGCTTATCTCTAAAATTAAAAATCTAAAATGCTAAGGGTTCCAATTCGAGATAGGATAAACTCTGATTTTGCATTTCCATCTCGTTTGGTAAAAAAAATACTTATGAAACGTTATTGGTCACGTCTCCTAGCCCTGGTTTTGGTAGTTACGATGGGATTGATGGGCTGTTCCTCCAGCAGCTCGCTAGGACTGAGTG
It encodes:
- the pstA gene encoding phosphate ABC transporter permease PstA, which gives rise to MSQPQDQPHSGFPSRSLKRSPTSPRTLFGIVMTALTFLCAILAILPLIAVLSYVVIQGISQLNASAFTELPPPPLVPGGGFGNAIVGTIIMVGIAALISIPFGIMAAIYLSEFSSTGKFSYWIRFATNVLSGVPSIIVGVFAYAAVVLTMGTYSAWAGGFALSILMLPIVIRATEEALRLVPQEIRQASVGLGATNFQTVSRVILPAALPAIVTGTTLAIARAAGETAPLLFTALFTQYWPNWNNQLKEPTASLAVLVYNFATSPFKNQQAFAWAASFILVLLVLITSMISRLATARRVY
- the pstB gene encoding phosphate ABC transporter ATP-binding protein PstB; amino-acid sequence: MLSNPQTKNQTETVLQTENLKVYYGNFLALRDISIDIPKNRITAFIGPSGCGKSTLLRCYNRLNDLIKSFRAEGKVTYHGQDLYASDIDPVEVRRRIGMVFQRPNPFPKSIYDNITFGARINGYRGDLDELVERSLRQAALWDEVKDKLRASGLSLSGGQQQRLCIARAIAVQPDVILMDEPCSALDPISTLRVEDLLHQLKEQYTIVIVTHNMQQASRVSDMTAFFNVEPTEKGGRIGYLVEYDRTEVIFQSPQQQATQEYVSGRFG